From Camelus ferus isolate YT-003-E chromosome 15, BCGSAC_Cfer_1.0, whole genome shotgun sequence, the proteins below share one genomic window:
- the LOC102514472 gene encoding stonin-1: MCSTNPGNWVTFDDDPTFQSSQKSKNFPLENQGICRPNGLKLNLSGPKEFPSGSSSTNSTPLSSPIIDFYFSPGPPSNSPLSTPTKDFPGIPGIPKAGTHVLYPIPESSSNSPLIPGAGSSLLPTKPACLSHASLASDHSCIQPAPKVGLPDEMSPHQAESLGFQSDTPKFQYFREDCAFSSPFWKDEGSASQLTFDPPGSRKMFPSRDKEMPIDQKSLNQCSLSYICEKLEHLQSTENQDLLGNLSLQCLYPEDTSSFVPHMLFRSQPKPGWSFMLRIPEKKNMMSSRQWGPIFLKVLPGGILQMYYEKGLEKPFKELQLDPYCRLSEPKVENFSVAGKIHTVKIEHVSYTERRKYHSKTEVVHEPDVEQMLKLGSTEYHDFLDFLTTVEEELMKLPAVSKPKKNYEEQEICLEIVDNFWGKITKEEGKLVESAVITQICCLCFVNGNAECFLTLNDLELQKRNERYFEKDPEKKGIDILDYHFHKCVKAQEFEQSRIIKFVPLDACRFELMRFKTLYNGEDLPFSLKSVVVVQGAYVELQAFVNMTPSHASSLRSCDNIMIHFPVPSQWIKALWTMNLQRQKSLKAKMNRRACLGNLHEPESEPIIQVTVGSAKYESAYRAVVWKIDRLPDKNSSPDHPHCLSYKLELGSDQEIPSDWYPFATVQFGVLDTCASQTEVRSMGVESDVQPQKHIHQRACYNVQVEIEKKWIKIDGEDPDKAGDCVTQ; the protein is encoded by the exons ATGTGCTCCACAAACCCCGGCAACTGGGTCACATTTGATGATGACCCCACTTTTCAGTCTTCTCAAAAGTCAAAGAATTTCCCTCTGGAGAATCAAGGCATCTGTAGGCCGAATGGACTTAAGCTGAACCTTTCTGGTCCTAAGGAGTTTCCTAGTGGATCTTCCTCCACCAACAGtacccctctttcctctcccatcATAGACTTCTACTTCAGTCCAGGACCTCCAAGTAACTCTCCTCTTTCTACACCTACCAAAGACTTCCCAGGTATTCCTGGCATTCCCAAAGCAGGGACTCATGTGCTTTATCCAATTCCGGAGTCATCTTCAAACAGTCCGCTTATACCAGGAGCAGGTTCTTCCTTATTGCCCACAAAACCAGCCTGTTTATCCCATGCTTCCTTGGCCAGTGACCACTCATGTATACAGCCAGCTCCCAAAGTGGGTCTTCCAGATGAAATGAGCCCTCACCAGGCTGAAAGCCTAGGGTTCCAAAGTGATACTCCCAAGTTTCAGTATTTTCGGGAGGACTGTGCCTTTTCAAGTCCATTTTGGAAAGATGAAGGCAGTGCTTCCCAGCTCACCTTTGACCCTCCAGGAAGCAGAAAGATGTTTCCATCAAGAGACAAAGAGATGCCTATTGATCAAAAAAGCTTAAATCAATGTTCACTCAGCTACATCTGTGAGAAACTTGAACATCTCCAATCAACTGAGAACCAAGACTTACTTGGAAATTTGTCTCTGCAGTGTCTGTACCCTGAAGACACCTCTTCCTTTGTCCCCCATATGCTCTTCAGGAGTCAGCCAAAGCCTGGATGGTCTTTCATGTTGAGAATTCCTGAGAAGAAGAACATGATGTCTTCCCGTCAGTGGGGGCCAATTTTTCTAAAAGTGTTACCTGGAGGAATTTTGCAAATGTATTATGAGAAAGGATTAGAAAAACCATTTAAGGAGTTACAGCTTGATCCATACTGCAGGCTTTCTGAACCCAAAGTTGAGAACTTCAGTGTGGCAGGAAAGATCCATACTGTGAAGATTGAACATGTGTCTtacacagaaagaaggaaataccaTTCTAAGACAGAAGTAGTTCATGAACCAGACGTAGAACAGATGCTGAAGTTGGGGTCCACCGAGTACCATGACTTCCTCGATTTTCTGACTACTGTGGAGGAGGAACTGATGAAACTGCCAGCTGTTTCAAAACCAAAGAAGAACTATGAGGAGCAAGAAATTTGCCTGGAAATTGTGGACAACTTTTGGGGTAAAATCactaaagaagaaggaaaattggTGGAAAGTGCTGTGATCACTCAGATCTGTTGCCTCTGCTTTGTGAATGGGAACGCAGAATGCTTTTTAACCTTGAATGACCTGGAGCTGCAGAAGCGAAATGAACGCTATTTTGAAAAAGACCCAGAAAAGAAGGGGATTGATATTCTTGACTATCATTTtcataagtgtgtgaaagcacAAGAATTTGAGCAATCAAGAATCATTAAGTTTGTACCTCTGGATGCCTGCCGGTTTGAGCTGATGCGTTTCAAGACTTTGTACAACGGGGAAGATCTTCCCTTTTCCCTGAAGTCAGTTGTGGTTGTCCAGGGGGCGTACGTGGAGCTTCAGGCATTTGTCAACATGACCCCATCCCATGCCAGCTCCTTGAGGTCCTGTGACAACATAATGATACACTTTCCTGTCCCGTCACAGTGGATCAAGGCTCTCTGGACCATGAACCTCCAGAGGCAGAAGTCCCTGAAAGCCAAAATGAACCGCCGGGCATGTCTGGGGAATTTACACGAACCTGAATCTGAACCCATCATACAGGTCACTGTGGGATCAGCAAAATATGAGAGTGCCTACCGGGCCGTGGTATGGAAGATAGACCGGCTTCCTGATAAAAATTCAA gTCCTGATCATCCCCACTGTTTGTCATACAAACTAGAACTTGGATCAGACCAAGAAATTCCCTCTGATTGGTATCCATTTGCTACTGTTCAGTTTGGGGTCCTCGACACCTGTGCCTCCCAGACAGAGGTCCGGTCTATGGGGGTGGAAAGTGATGTCCAGCCACAGAAACACATTCATCAGCGAGCTTGCTACAATGTCCAG gttgaaatagaaaagaagtggATAAAAATCGATGGAGAAGACCCAGATAAAGCTGGTGACTGCGTAACTCAGTAG